CGACCGGCAGGCCGACCCACGACCCGACCGGCAGGCCGACCCACGACCCCACCCGCCTGTCGACTGGCGCGCCCGCCCGCGACCCGACCGGCTGGCCGGCTCGCGGGCGGTGGAACTCCGGCCGTGGCGGCTCGGGTCCTACGGCCGGGCGGGGATCAGTTCGTGCCGGACGATGTTCTCTTCACGACCTGGCCCGACACCGACCACGCTGATCCGGCACCGGCACAGCTCCTCGAGCCGGGCGAGATAGCGACGGGCGTTCTCCGGCAGTTCCGCCTCGGAGCGCGCCTTGGAGATGTCCTCCTCCCAGCCGTCGAGCTCCTCGTAGATCGGCACCGCGTGGTGGATCGCGGTCTGCGTCATCGGCATGTCGTCGAACCGCTCGCCGTCGATCTCGTAGCCGACGCAGATCCGCACCTTGTCCAGGCCGGAGAGCACGTCGAGCTTCGTGACCACCAGGTCGGTGATGCCGTTGAGCCGGACGGCGTACCGGCCGATCACCGCGTCGAACCAGCCGCACCGGCGTTCCCGGCCGGTGGTGGTGCCGTACTCGGCGCCGATCTTGCGCAGGTGGGCGCCGTTGTCGTCGAACAGCTCGGTGGGGAACGGACCCGACCCGACCCGGGTGGTGTACGCCTTCGTCACGCCGATCACCTGGGTGATCGACATCGGCGGGATGCCGGCCCCGACGCAGGCACCCCCGACGGTCGGGTTGGAGGAGGTGACGAACGGGTACGTGCCGTGGTCCATGTCCAGCATGGTCGCCTGGGCGCCCTCCAGCAGCACCGTCTCGCCACGGTCGAGCGCGTCCCAGAGCACCACCCGGGTCTCCGCGATGTACGGCCGCAGCCGCTCCGCGTAGCCGAGGTACTCCTCGGTCACCGCGTCGACGTCCAGCGCCTTGCGGTTGTAGACCTTGAACAGCATCTGGTTCTTCTCGCGGAGCGCCAGTTCGAGCTTCTTGCGCAGGATGCCCGGGTCGAGCAGGTCCTGTACCCGGATGCCCATCCGGGCGACCTTGTCGCCGTACGCCGGGCCGATGCCCCGGCCGGTGGTGCCGATCCGGGACGAGCCGAGGTACCGCTCGACCACCCGGTCCAGGGCCCGGTGGTGCGGCATGATCAGGTGTGCGTCGCCGGAGATCCGCAGCCGGGAGACGTCGACGCCCCGTTCGGCCAGGCCGTCGATTTCCGAGATCAGCACCTTGGGGTCGACCACCACCCCGTTGCCGATCACGATCACCGCGGTCGGGGACAGCGCCCCCGACGGCATCAGGTGCAGCGCGTATTTCTGCCCGTCCGGGGTGACCACCGTGTGCCCGGCGTTGTTGCCACCCGAGTACCGGACGACGTAGTCGACCCGGTCACCCAGCAGGTCGGTAACCTTGCCTTTGCCCTCGTCGCCCCACTGCGCCCCGATGAGCACGATCGCCGGCATCTTTAAACCCGCCTCCAGGGGGCTCGGGTGCCAGGTGGCGACCGCGTGGCGAGCCCGAGGTGTCAGGCTAACAAAAAGTGACGACCCGGCCAGCAGAGGCCGGGCTGGCGGCAGGAGGCGACTCCCGGTGTACGACGTGGTACTGCTCACCCTCGACTCGGGTGAGGACGGCGCGGCGGGCTGTGGCTCGGGCGGCGACTGCTGCTCCGCCGGCCCGGCCGGCAGTCGGGCCGACTGTGCGGACACTCCACGCGTACCCGTGTTGGCCTGTGCGGATGCCCTGACGGCCCGGGGCGCCCGGGTCGAGTCGGTGACCGCCCGCTCGGACGCGGAGATCGACGCGGTACTGGCCCGGCTGGACGGCCCGCCCCGGCCGGACGGGCTCGACTGGCCCGATCCGGATGGTAAGACGCGACTCGTGATCGCTACCGCGAGTGACAGTCAGTTGCGCGCAGTAATGCGTCGGATGGTCCGCCGCTACGCCCCGCCGCCCAGCCGTCGCCCGAGCGACCTCGCCGGCAACCGCACGGTTCCCGACCTGCCGCCGGTCGGCCTGTTGCCGCTCGACCCGGCCCGGTCGGGTACGACGGCCGCGGAGACGTTCCGCGACCTGGTCGGCCAGCTCCGGCTTCCCCGCGACCCGGCCGGAGTCGCGGCGGCGGTGCTGGACGGCCGGGTACGCCGCCTCGACCTGCTCCGCAACGACGGCGGTTCGGTCACTCTGGACGGCGCACTGCTCGGCGCCGCCAACGACGACGGCCAGCCGCTGGCCTGGCGCGGACGGGTCGAGGTCGACGACGCCGTGCTGTCGGCTGGCGACGATCCGCTGTTCGCCTGCGCGATCGGCAACGCGGGCGGCTATGCCGAGTTGGCCGGGTTGGCACTGCTCTCGACGGCGGACCCGACCGACGGCGTGGTCGAGGTCGCGGTGGCCGTACCGGTCGTGGCCCGGTCCCGCTGGGGCCGCCAGCGGGTACGCCTGGAGGTGCGCCGGGCCCGGGGCCGCGCGGTTGCGGTCACCCCTCGGGATCCGGAGGTTCCGTTCCTCGACGACGGGGTTTCCGGGACGTTGAGCCGGAAGCGGTCGTGGTGGGTCGAGCCGGGGGCGTGGGCAGTGTACGACCACTGATCTCTTGTGGAAGGCTGTAGGTGGGGACCTTCGTGCCCGGCCCAAGGCCGATCGGCGGGCATATCCTCGGGTAGTGGAGGGGAGGTAGGTAGGCCGTGGTGGACAATCATGGAAACCGGGTGTACGTGCCCGGTCAGGTTCCGGCGGCGCCGCGTGCGGAAGAGCCGCTGTGGCCACCGGACGAGATCGTCGCCGAGCCTCGCGAGGACTCCGGACCGATCTCCGGTTGGGCGCCGCCCCCGCCACCGCTGCCCGATGCCACCCCGCCGCCGCCCGATCCACTGGCGGGAGTTCCGCAGCCGGTCGCGCATCCGCCGTTCCATCCGAGTACGCCGCCCGCGATCCCGGCACCGCCCGGACCCGTGCCGCCGGTGCAGGCCATCCCGCCCGCCTTCGGCCCGCCGCCCGGTCCCGCCGCTCCGCACCTCCCCGCCGTCGGCCAGCCGGTACCCATTCCACCGGTGACCGCCGTTCCGCTCGTGCCGCCACCGACTCCGCCCGTTCCGGCGCCACACTCCGGTGTGCCGAACTCGGCCGCACCTGTCAGCTCGCCCCGGGCCTGGCCCACCACCGGTGGGAGCTCCAGCCGGGGCCGCGCGACGGTGAACACCGGCGACACCCGCCGTGCCGACACGACCGGGCGTCCGGAGAACACCGGGGCGCCGGACCGGCCGGCGAACGGCACCGAGCAGCGCCCCGGACCGGTCGAACCGCGACCTTCCGGAAAGGCGTCGGTCGAACCGCGCCCGTCCGGGAAGGCCTCCGTCAGCCCGGCCGCCGGCAAGGCGTCCGTCGAGCCACGGCCCTCCGGAAAGGCGTCCGTCAGCCCGAACGCCGGCAAGGCCTCGGTCAGCCCGACCATCGGCGGGACGTCCGCGAACCCGACCCCGAATCCCGCGAACCCCGCCACGGGTTCCGGCAACCCGGCCACTGGTTCCAGCAGTCCGGCCACGGGTTCCGGCAACCTGGCGACGGGTTCCGGCAACCCGGCCACGGGTTCCGGCACTCCGGTCACGGGCGAGGCGGTCGCCGGTCAGGTCATCGGTGAGGCGTCTCCGAACCCGGTCACCGGCGCGGCGTCCGCCAACCCGGCCACCGGCGAGGCGGCGGCCAGCCCGAACACCGGGGCGGCGGCGACCAGCCCGAGCATCATCGGAGCCGCGGCCGGCCCGAACGCCGACGGGGCGCCGGTCGCCGATCCCGCCCGCAGCACCGGACGGGCCGATGCCGCAGTGGAGCAGCGCGAGTCCCCGCCCGACGGCGGTGCGGCCGAGACCGGCGCGGCCCCGGCCGAGGACGCCGTCCAGGCCGGTCGACCGGCCGAGCCGGCGCGAGGTCGGGCGACGCTGCCGGCCAGCAGCCGCAGCCAGCCGGACGTCGGCTCGACGCCCCGGCCCGCCGCCGAGTCCCCGTGGGCGCAACCGCCGCAGCGGCCGGTCACTCCGCAGCCGACCACCGGTGCGGAGCCGCCGCCGACGGGATCGGCCCCGCCGGTCGTCGGCCCGTACCCGCCCACGCTCGCCCCGAACCCGTACTCGGCTGCGGCGCGGCCGGTGTCGGCGTACCCGCCGGTGCCGGGGCCACCGGTCCATCCGCCGGCCCCGCCCCAGCAGATCCCGCCGCCCCCGGTCGGGTATCCACCGCCGACGGGGACCAACTATCCGGCCACCTCCGGCTACCCGGCTTCGCAGGGATATCCGGCCTATCCGCCGCCGCCGGTACCCGGCCCGCCGCCGACCGGACACCAGTCCGGCTGGGCACCGCAACCGCCGCCCGGCCACGAGCCCCCGCCCGTTCCGCCGCACCCCGGAGTCAGCGAGGTGCCGCAGCAGCCGTACCCGGAGGCTCCCGGCGTGCAGCGGGTGCCGAACCAGGCGTCCCAGAGCTACCCGGACCCGCTCTGGACGCCGGACTCGGGGACACCCACGGCGGAGGACTTCGCCCGCCGCCGGGCGGTCCGGCCGGCCGACCCCGTCGCGCAGATGGGCGTACGGGCCGCGGTCAACAAGACCACGCTCGGGCTGGTCCGGCTCGCGCCCGGTCGGCAGGAGCAGGAGTTCAAGCAGGACATCGAGATGATCCGCCGGAACTTCGGCGGGCTGCGTCAGGTGACGGTGGTCAACCCGAAGGGCGGCGCCGGAAAGACGGTGGCGATCCTGCTGCTGGCGATGACCTTCGGGCAGAAGCGCGGCGGCTACGTGCTCGCCTGGGACAACAACGAGACCCAGGGCACCCTCGGCATGCGGGCCCAGCAGGACTTCCACTCCCGGACCGTCCGGGACATGCTGCGGGACCTCTACCAGTTCCGGGGCGCGCAGGGCCGGGTCGGCGACCTGTCGCAGTACGTGCGTTCGCAGAGCGAGGGCATGTTCGACGTACTCGCCTCCGACGAGTCGGCCACCGGCGGCGAGATGCTGACCGCCGCCGCGTTCGCGGAGATCCGTGAGGTGGTCAGCCGGTTCTACAAGCTGATCTTCGTGGACACCGGCAACAACGTCCGGGCCCAGAACTGGCAGGCGGCGATCGACGCCACCGACCAGCTCGTGGTGACCATGTCCGCCCGTAACGACTCGGCCGAGACCGCCGCCCGGATGCTGGACCACCTGGAGCAGAGTGGCCGACAGCGGCTGGTCCGGCAGGCGGTGACGGTGGTCTCCATGCCACCCTCCCGCAAGGAGATCGACCTGCCGGCGATCGAGCGGCACTTCGCGGCCCGGACCCGGTCGGTGCTGCTGGCCCCGTACGAGCGCCTGATCGACACCGGCGAGCCGATCCGGTACGCCGGGCTCTCGTCCGCGACCCGGGACGCCTGGTTGAAGATCGCCGCCTCGGTGGCCGAGGGGCTGTAGGAGGAATCCCGAGTCAGAACGAGCGGGTGAACTCCAGCCGGTCCGCGAAGTTGTCGTAGCCGGCGCGCTGGAAGCCCTTGTACATCGCGACGTTCTGGACGTCGCAGTCGCCACGGATCTCGGTGGCACCGTTCTCGACCAGGATGCTGGTCCCGCGTGCCACGACCGAGCGGCTGTAGCCCCTGCCCCGGTGCGCGGGGGCGACGCCGACGAAGCCGATCACCGGAAAGGCGGGGCTGCGGGCCGGCAGGCTGACCACGGCCGGGCTCCCGTCGGCGGCGTACCCGATCTCCCACCACTGCGGTTCGTGGTCGAGTTCCGCCGACTCCTCGAACAGCAGCTCGGCCGCCCTGCGTACGCCGTGTCGCCGGACGTCCGCGCCGAGCCGGGCGTCGGCGGTGTCCGCCAGGAGGGCCGCCAGCAGGTCGACGAAGGGTTCGGGGCCCAGCTCGGCGAGGGACCGGAAGTGCAACCGTGGATCCGGCGCGGGCAGTTCGGCGCCGGCCAGCCAGCGGAAGCGCCGGCCGTCCCGGGCGACGGCGAACCCGGCCCGGCTCAGTAGGTCGATCCGGCGCTCGCGGTCGCGCTGGAACTGCGGCGCCTGGGCCGGCGAGTCGACGACGTGGCCCAGCCCGGTGGCCCCGTGCCTGCCCGCCACGACGGCCGCCTCGGTGAGCAGCGCGAGCCCGACGGCCGGCTCGGGGTCGGCCCAGGGAGCCTCCAGGAGTACGACGTCGGTGGGCACCTCACCGCCGGGCAGGGCCCAGAGCACCACGCTGCCGACCAGGTGGCCACCGCCCTCGGCCACCAGGCACCACTGCGGCCGGGTGCAGCCCTTGGCGAGCAGGTCGGTCAGGTACGCGCGGGTGGCGTCGTTCCGCTCGACGTCGTCGGGGTACTGGACGAGGGCCGGAATCTCCTCGGGATGGGCGGTTCGGATCATCGTCATCGGAACAGTCCTTCGCAGTTGAGATACCGCCTAAGCGTTTTCACTGGCATCGCGAGCAGTGGAGCACGGTACGGCGATACCGGTCAACTGGATATGCTGGTCTCTATGACCGAGGACGCCGACGCCCGACGCCCCGCACCGGGCCGGCTCCGCCTCGTACAGGACTTCTGCAACAGCGTGGACTTCGAGGGCGGCTGGGACGACCTCGCCGAGGTCGACAGCCTCGTGACCTGGCTGAACGCCAATGGTCATCCGGCGGACGTACCCGAAACGGGTCCCGCCGAGGTGCACCGCGCGCTGCGGTTCCGCGAGGCGCTCCGGGACCTGCTGAGCGTTCCGGCGATCCCCGGTCAGCCCGGCCCCGCAGCGGCGGACCCGAGTGGGGACCGTCGGGCCCGGGGCCGGAGCGTGCTCGCCGAAGCCGCCGCCGACCTGCCGCTCACCGTCGTGGTCGGCGAGACGATCACCCTCGCCCCGACCCGTGCCGGGCTGCCCGGGGCGCTCGCGGCGATCCTGGCGGCGCTGGCCCTCGGCGACGCCGACGGCACGCTTGGCCGGCTGAAGGTCTGCCAGGCCGACAGTTGCCGCTGGGTCTTCTACGACCAGTCGCGCAACGGATCCAGCCGCTGGTGCACGATGCGGCTGTGCGGGGCCCGGAACAAGAACCGCAGCTATCGGCGCCGCCTGCGCGAAGCCGCCCACTGACTTCCGCCCGGGTACACCGACCGGGTCGGCCAGCGGGTCGATCATCTCCCGTCGACCGCCCCGGTTAGTCTCGGCGGATGTCGCATCCGACACACCCCGTCGACGTCATGCTCCTGCTGGCCCACGGGGACCGGGTGCTGCTCGCGCTCCGGGACGGCACCGGCTACGCGGACGGCCAGTGGAATCTGCCCAGCGGCAAGCTCGAGGCCGGCGAGGACGCGCGGACCGCCGTGATCCGGGAGACCCGCGAGGAGATCGGGCTGGACCTGGACCCGGGGGAACTGCGGCTGGCCACCACGGTGCACCACCGCAACGCGGCCGGTCAGGGACGGATCGGCCTCGTCTTCGCCGCCACCTACGATCCGGACCGACACGGGACGCCGGTGAACGCCGAACCGCACAAATGCGCCGAGATCAGGTGGGTCCCGGCTCATCGGCTGCCCGGCAACACCTTCCCGTACACCAGCGCCGCAGTGGCCGCCCACCGTGCCGGCGATGTCTTCCGGCTCGATGGCTGGCCCTAGGCGCATCGCCCGCCGCACACCACCGCGCCCGGCGGGGTCGGCGCCGGGCGAGGCAGGTCAGAGAGGGTCAGGTGCCGGAGAGGGCGTCACCGGCCGCCGGGTCGCAGTCCCGGAGGAACTGGGCACACCGGGCCGCCTCGTCGGACTCACCGATCTCGCCGGCCGCCCGGGACAGCACGTGCAGGCAGCGCAGGAACCCCTGGTTGGGGCCGTGTGCCCAGGGCACCGGACCGTGTCCCTTCCAGCCGCTGCGGCGCAACTGGTCCAGACCCCGGTGGTAGCCGGTCCGGGCGTACGCGTAGGCGGCGACGACCTGGCCGGCGGCCATGGACCGGGCTGCCAGCACCGCCCAGGCCGCACTGAAGGTCGGATGCTGTGCGGCGACCGAGGCGTACGCCTCGTCGGTGTCGGCCTGCCGCGCGGCGGCGAGCGCTTCCTCGGCGTTGTCGTCCGCGGAAAGGAGCGTTGCCGGCGGTTCGGGCAAGAGGTTCTGCATCGGACCATTCAACCCGGCCCCGGCCGGCCCCGACCAGCGGGGTGTGTCACGCATGCTGGCTGAACGGTTGAGGGACCCGTCACGCGTGCGGCCGGTGCGGTTCAGCGCGGACTGGACTACAAATGAAGGTCCGGAGCCTCCCCA
The nucleotide sequence above comes from Plantactinospora soyae. Encoded proteins:
- a CDS encoding GNAT family N-acetyltransferase yields the protein MTMIRTAHPEEIPALVQYPDDVERNDATRAYLTDLLAKGCTRPQWCLVAEGGGHLVGSVVLWALPGGEVPTDVVLLEAPWADPEPAVGLALLTEAAVVAGRHGATGLGHVVDSPAQAPQFQRDRERRIDLLSRAGFAVARDGRRFRWLAGAELPAPDPRLHFRSLAELGPEPFVDLLAALLADTADARLGADVRRHGVRRAAELLFEESAELDHEPQWWEIGYAADGSPAVVSLPARSPAFPVIGFVGVAPAHRGRGYSRSVVARGTSILVENGATEIRGDCDVQNVAMYKGFQRAGYDNFADRLEFTRSF
- a CDS encoding adenylosuccinate synthase — its product is MPAIVLIGAQWGDEGKGKVTDLLGDRVDYVVRYSGGNNAGHTVVTPDGQKYALHLMPSGALSPTAVIVIGNGVVVDPKVLISEIDGLAERGVDVSRLRISGDAHLIMPHHRALDRVVERYLGSSRIGTTGRGIGPAYGDKVARMGIRVQDLLDPGILRKKLELALREKNQMLFKVYNRKALDVDAVTEEYLGYAERLRPYIAETRVVLWDALDRGETVLLEGAQATMLDMDHGTYPFVTSSNPTVGGACVGAGIPPMSITQVIGVTKAYTTRVGSGPFPTELFDDNGAHLRKIGAEYGTTTGRERRCGWFDAVIGRYAVRLNGITDLVVTKLDVLSGLDKVRICVGYEIDGERFDDMPMTQTAIHHAVPIYEELDGWEEDISKARSEAELPENARRYLARLEELCRCRISVVGVGPGREENIVRHELIPARP
- a CDS encoding NUDIX hydrolase — protein: MSHPTHPVDVMLLLAHGDRVLLALRDGTGYADGQWNLPSGKLEAGEDARTAVIRETREEIGLDLDPGELRLATTVHHRNAAGQGRIGLVFAATYDPDRHGTPVNAEPHKCAEIRWVPAHRLPGNTFPYTSAAVAAHRAGDVFRLDGWP
- a CDS encoding CGNR zinc finger domain-containing protein, which produces MTEDADARRPAPGRLRLVQDFCNSVDFEGGWDDLAEVDSLVTWLNANGHPADVPETGPAEVHRALRFREALRDLLSVPAIPGQPGPAAADPSGDRRARGRSVLAEAAADLPLTVVVGETITLAPTRAGLPGALAAILAALALGDADGTLGRLKVCQADSCRWVFYDQSRNGSSRWCTMRLCGARNKNRSYRRRLREAAH
- a CDS encoding DUF3151 domain-containing protein translates to MQNLLPEPPATLLSADDNAEEALAAARQADTDEAYASVAAQHPTFSAAWAVLAARSMAAGQVVAAYAYARTGYHRGLDQLRRSGWKGHGPVPWAHGPNQGFLRCLHVLSRAAGEIGESDEAARCAQFLRDCDPAAGDALSGT
- a CDS encoding MinD/ParA family ATP-binding protein encodes the protein MDNHGNRVYVPGQVPAAPRAEEPLWPPDEIVAEPREDSGPISGWAPPPPPLPDATPPPPDPLAGVPQPVAHPPFHPSTPPAIPAPPGPVPPVQAIPPAFGPPPGPAAPHLPAVGQPVPIPPVTAVPLVPPPTPPVPAPHSGVPNSAAPVSSPRAWPTTGGSSSRGRATVNTGDTRRADTTGRPENTGAPDRPANGTEQRPGPVEPRPSGKASVEPRPSGKASVSPAAGKASVEPRPSGKASVSPNAGKASVSPTIGGTSANPTPNPANPATGSGNPATGSSSPATGSGNLATGSGNPATGSGTPVTGEAVAGQVIGEASPNPVTGAASANPATGEAAASPNTGAAATSPSIIGAAAGPNADGAPVADPARSTGRADAAVEQRESPPDGGAAETGAAPAEDAVQAGRPAEPARGRATLPASSRSQPDVGSTPRPAAESPWAQPPQRPVTPQPTTGAEPPPTGSAPPVVGPYPPTLAPNPYSAAARPVSAYPPVPGPPVHPPAPPQQIPPPPVGYPPPTGTNYPATSGYPASQGYPAYPPPPVPGPPPTGHQSGWAPQPPPGHEPPPVPPHPGVSEVPQQPYPEAPGVQRVPNQASQSYPDPLWTPDSGTPTAEDFARRRAVRPADPVAQMGVRAAVNKTTLGLVRLAPGRQEQEFKQDIEMIRRNFGGLRQVTVVNPKGGAGKTVAILLLAMTFGQKRGGYVLAWDNNETQGTLGMRAQQDFHSRTVRDMLRDLYQFRGAQGRVGDLSQYVRSQSEGMFDVLASDESATGGEMLTAAAFAEIREVVSRFYKLIFVDTGNNVRAQNWQAAIDATDQLVVTMSARNDSAETAARMLDHLEQSGRQRLVRQAVTVVSMPPSRKEIDLPAIERHFAARTRSVLLAPYERLIDTGEPIRYAGLSSATRDAWLKIAASVAEGL
- a CDS encoding diacylglycerol kinase family protein — its product is MYDVVLLTLDSGEDGAAGCGSGGDCCSAGPAGSRADCADTPRVPVLACADALTARGARVESVTARSDAEIDAVLARLDGPPRPDGLDWPDPDGKTRLVIATASDSQLRAVMRRMVRRYAPPPSRRPSDLAGNRTVPDLPPVGLLPLDPARSGTTAAETFRDLVGQLRLPRDPAGVAAAVLDGRVRRLDLLRNDGGSVTLDGALLGAANDDGQPLAWRGRVEVDDAVLSAGDDPLFACAIGNAGGYAELAGLALLSTADPTDGVVEVAVAVPVVARSRWGRQRVRLEVRRARGRAVAVTPRDPEVPFLDDGVSGTLSRKRSWWVEPGAWAVYDH